A stretch of the Vitis vinifera cultivar Pinot Noir 40024 chromosome 16, ASM3070453v1 genome encodes the following:
- the LOC100264416 gene encoding rust resistance kinase Lr10-like, with product MLELPYSVKLSVQKINYTSQEIWVSGRDFCKNFNLSASPFQFMSAYRSDYIIFSCSESKADPYKNLNPTHCGFLPNNLVYGVSPEASLSHLDLSSCSMIYYFSIPSWSVDLGDYSEYNVVMNWSRPSCGDCEAKGKRCRLQESNIKEPEIECVDQPPKDVSKEWTITGVILGFFLLLLVVIICYNVYTTDKSKKEHSKKLQKFLEDYRALNPSRYSYADIKKITNLFKDKLGEGGYGTIYKGKLSNEVFVAVKILNDSKKNGEEFINEVRTMGRIHHINVVRLVGFCADGYKRALIYEFLPNESLEKFIFKNQSLGWQKLHDIALGIAKGIEYLHQGCDQRILHFDIKPHNILLDQNFNPKISDFGLAKLCSKEQSVVSMTAARGTMGYIAPEVLSRNFGNVSYKSDVYSFGMLLLEMVGGRKNSDAIMENTSQMYFPE from the exons ATGCTAGAGCTGCCCTATTCAGTAAAACTCTCGGTGCAGAAAATAAATTACACTTCTCAGGAAATTTGGGTCTCTGGACGGGATTTTTGCAAAAACTTTAATTTATCTGCCTCTCCATTCCAGTTCATGAGTGCGTACCGATCTGACTACATAATCTTCAGTTGTTCAGAGAGCAAAGCAGATCCATATAAAAATCTTAATCCCACCCATTGCGGTTTTCTTCCCAATAACCTAGTTTACGGTGTGAGTCCCGAGGCTAGTCTCAGTCACTTGGACTTATCCTCGTGCTCCATGATCTACTATTTTTCAATCCCATCTTGGTCTGTAGACCTTGGGGACTATAGTGAATATAATGTTGTCATGAATTGGTCAAGACCATCGTGTGGAGACTGcgaagcaaaaggaaagagaTGCAGATTGCAGGAGAGTAATATCAAGGAACCTGAAATCGAATGTGTGGATCAACCACCAAAAG ATGTATCAAAAGAGTGGACGATTACAG GAGTAATTCTtggtttctttcttctcttgcTAGTAGTCATTATTTGCTATAATGTCTATACCACTGATAAATCAAAAAAAGAGCACAGCAAAAAGCTTCAAAAGTTTTTGGAAGATTATAGAGCTCTCAACCCATCAAGGTACTCCTATGCCGATATTAAGAAGATAACAAATCTGTTCAAGGACAAATTGGGTGAAGGAGGTTATGGAACCATTTATAAAGGAAAACTTtcaaatgaagtttttgttgcAGTAAAAATCCTTAACGATtccaaaaaaaatggtgaagaGTTTATTAATGAAGTAAGAACAATGGGTAGAATCCATCACATTAATGTGGTTCGCTTAGTTGGATTTTGTGCTGATGGTTATAAACGAGCTTTGATTTATGAATTCTTACCAAATGAGTCTCTCGAGAAGTTTATATTTAAGAACCAATCACTTGGTTGGCAAAAGCTTCATGATATCGCTCTAGGTATAGCTAAAGGAATTGAATATCTTCACCAAGGTTGTGATCAACGAATCCTTCATTTTGATATTAAACCTCATAATATTTTGCTAGACCAAAATTTTAACCCCAAAATCTCTGATTTTGGTTTAGCAAAATTATGTTCTAAGGAACAAAGTGTTGTTTCTATGACAGCAGCAAGGGGGACCATGGGCTATATTGCACCAGAAGTGTTGTCTAGGAATTTTGGAAATGTATCCTATAAATcagatgtttatagttttggaatgttgttaCTTGAAATGGTAGGAGGAAGGAAGAATAGTGATGCTATAATGGAGAACACTAGCCAAATGTATTTTCCAGAATGA
- the LOC100855258 gene encoding pentatricopeptide repeat-containing protein At3g49170, chloroplastic gives MITLSLPSPAQPLLPPSSKTLNPSRQNIIPSSLSLKNPNFEPLKNRLIRQLDVGRLHHAFSTLDLMTQQNAPPDLTTYSILLKSCIRFRNFQLGKLVHRKLMQSGLELDSVVLNTLISLYSKCGDTETARLIFEGMGNKRDLVSWSAMVSCFANNSMELQAIWTFLDMLELGFYPNEYCFAAVIRACSNANHAWVGEIIYGFVVKTGYLEADVCVGCELIDMFVKGSGDLGSAYKVFDKMPERNLVTWTLMITRFAQLGCARDAIDLFLDMELSGYVPDRFTYSSVLSACTELGLLALGKQLHSRVIRLGLALDVCVGCSLVDMYAKCAADGSVDDSRKVFEQMPEHNVMSWTAIITAYAQSGECDKEAIELFCKMISGHIRPNHFSFSSVLKACGNLSDPYTGEQVYSYAVKLGIASVNCVGNSLISMYARSGRMEDARKAFDILFEKNLVSYNAIVDGYAKNLKSEEAFLLFNEIADTGIGISAFTFASLLSGAASIGAMGKGEQIHGRLLKGGYKSNQCICNALISMYSRCGNIEAAFQVFNEMEDRNVISWTSMITGFAKHGFATRALEMFHKMLETGTKPNEITYVAVLSACSHVGMISEGQKHFNSMYKEHGIVPRMEHYACMVDLLGRSGLLVEAMEFINSMPLMADALVWRTLLGACRVHGNTELGRHAAEMILEQEPDDPAAYILLSNLHASAGQWKDVVKIRKSMKERNLIKEAGCSWIEVENRVHRFHVGETSHPQAWQIYQELDQLASKIKEMGYIPDTDFVLHDIEEEQKEQFLFQHSEKIAVAFGLISTSQSKPIRIFKNLRVCGDCHTAIKYISMATGREIVVRDSNRFHHIKNGVCSCNDYW, from the coding sequence ATGATAACTCTCTCTCTTCCCTCTCCCGCCCAACCCCTCCTCCCACCTTcctccaaaaccctaaacccttcCCGCCAAAACATTATCCCCTCCTCCCTCTCTCTCAAAAACCCCAACTTCGAGCCCCTCAAGAACCGTCTGATCCGCCAACTCGACGTGGGCCGCCTCCACCATGCATTCTCCACCCTTGATCTCATGACCCAGCAAAACGCCCCACCAGATCTCACCACCTACTCCATCCTCCTCAAGTCCTGCATCCGATTCCGCAACTTCCAACTCGGGAAACTCGTCCACCGGAAGCTAATGCAGTCTGGACTCGAGCTCGACTCGGTTGTGTTGAACACTCTGATCAGCTTGTACTCAAAATGTGGCGACACCGAAACCGCTAGGTTGATTTTTGAGGGAATGGGAAATAAGAGAGACTTGGTTTCATGGAGTGCGATGGTCTCATGTTTTGCGAATAACAGTATGGAGTTGCAAGCAATTTGGACATTTCTTGATATGCTTGAATTGGGGTTTTACCCGAATGAGTATTGCTTTGCGGCCGTGATTCGGGCTTGTTCAAACGCCAATCACGCCTGGGTTGGGGAGATAATTTATGGGTTTGTGGTGAAAACCGGGTACCTTGAGGCTGATGTCTGTGTTGGGTGCGAATTGATTGATATGTTTGTGAAGGGTAGTGGTGATTTGGGCTCAGCTTATAAGGTGTTTGACAAAATGCCTGAGAGAAATTTGGTTACTTGGACTTTAATGATAACTAGATTTGCGCAATTAGGTTGTGCAAGAGATGCAATTGATTTGTTTTTAGATATGGAATTGAGTGGTTATGTACCGGACCGTTTTACATATAGTAGTGTCCTTTCTGCTTGTACAGAATTAGGATTGTTAGCACTAGGAAAGCAATTGCATTCACGAGTAATACGTTTAGGATTGGCATTGGATGTTTGTGTTGGTTGTAGCTTGGTGGACATGTATGCAAAGTGTGCAGCAGATGGGTCAGTGGATGATTCGAGGAAGGTATTTGAGCAGATGCCTGAGCATAATGTTATGTCTTGGACTGCAATTATCACAGCGTATGCGCAAAGTGGAGAGTGTGATAAGGAAGCTATTGAACTTTTCTGCAAGATGATATCCGGTCATATACGGCCTaatcatttctcattttcaagTGTTCTCAAGGCATGTGGAAACCTTTCTGATCCATATACAGGTGAGCAGGTGTACAGCTATGCAGTGAAACTGGGCATAGCATCAGTGAATTGTGTGGGGAATTCTCTTATTAGCATGTATGCTAGGAGTGGAAGAATGGAAGATGCCCGAAAAGCTTTTGATATTCTCTTTGAGAAGAATTTGGTTTCTTACAATGCAATTGTTGATGGGTATGCCAAGAACTTGAAGTCTGAAGAAGCTTTTCTACTCTTTAATGAGATCGCAGATACTGGTATTGGTATCAGTGCTTTTACATTTGCTAGCTTGTTGAGTGGGGCTGCAAGTATAGGTGCAATGGGCAAAGGTGAGCAGATTCATGGTCGGTTATTGAAGGGAGGCTACAAGTCAAACCAATGCATTTGTAATGCTTTGATCTCTATGTATTCTAGGTGTGGTAACATTGAAGCTGCTTTTCAAGTTTTTAATGAGATGGAAGATCGGAATGTGATATCTTGGACTTCAATGATCACAGGTTTTGCAAAACATGGATTTGCAACCAGAGCTTTGGAAATGTTCCATAAAATGCTTGAGACAGGGACAAAGCCGAATGAGATCACCTATGTTGCCGTATTATCAGCTTGTAGCCATGTTGGTATGATCTCTGAGGGACAGAAACACTTCAATTCAATGTACAAAGAACATGGAATTGTCCCAAGAATGGAGCATTATGCATGTATGGTTGATTTACTAGGCCGGTCTGGACTTCTTGTAGAAGCCATGGAGTTCATTAACTCAATGCCCCTCATGGCTGATGCTCTGGTTTGGCGAACACTGCTTGGAGCCTGCCGTGTTCATGGTAATACAGAGCTTGGAAGACATGCTGCAGAGATGATTCTTGAGCAGGAACCAGATGACCCAGCAGCATATATCTTACTGTCAAACTTGCATGCTTCAGCAGGTCAGTGGAAAGACGTAGTGAAGATCAGAAAAAGTATGAAAGAGCGTAATTTGATCAAAGAAGCTGGCTGTAGTTGGATTGAGGTAGAAAATAGGGTGCACAGGTTCCATGTAGGGGAGACTTCCCACCCTCAAGCCTGGCAGATTTATCAAGAACTGGACCAACTGGCTTCCAAAATAAAGGAGATGGGTTACATCCCTGACACAGACTTTGTTCTTCACGACATAGAAGAAGAACAAAAGGAGCAATTCTTGTTCCAACACAGTGAGAAAATAGCAGTGGCATTTGGGCTTATAAGCACAAGCCAGTCGAAACCCATCAGGATATTTAAGAATCTTCGCGTCTGTGGTGATTGCCATACTGCAATAAAGTACATTTCAATGGCAACAGGGAGAGAAATAGTAGTAAGGGACTCTAATCGGTTTCATCATATAAAGAATGGGGTGTGCTCTTGTAACGATTACTGGTGA